The following DNA comes from bacterium.
CTGGATGGCCTCCGCGAGCATCACCGTTATCCTGTCGAACGCATCGCCGTCCACTCCAACGGGCACCCCCCAATCGCACTCCGCATAGAGCAGATACGGGGCTGCTTTTCTGAGATCGCGTCCGGAACCCGCTGCCCTGAGGCACGGCCCCGTTACCCCCCACGCCTCGGCCGCATGCTGCGAGATGACGCCCACCCCTCGGGTGCGCGCCGCGAAGATCCGGTCCTTTTCAGCGATCCTCAGCGCCCTCTCGATCTCGCGCCCGACCTTCGGGATCACGGCCTCCATGCGCGCCTGATCCCCGGCGCTCAAGTCGCGCGCCATGCCGCCGATGCGGACGCAGCGGCCGTGGCCCCGCGATCCGAAGCAGGATTCGACGCACGCGGCCAGGCCGCGCGCCTCCGCCATGAGGGCCGCGGCCTGTCGTGCCAGGCCGATGGAGGAGAAGGAGCGGGCCACGGCGAGCATGTGCTCGCAGACGCGCCACGACTCGCACAGGATCATGCGGAGCCACATCGCGCGCCTGGGGACCGAGACACCGAAGAGGCGTTCGACCGCCATCCCGCAGCCTACGCCGGCGATGTCCGGCGACCGGCAGTTTATCTTTTCAGCGACCGCATGCGCGAAATGCCACGGGACCGACATGGCGAGCTTCTCTATCCCCCTGTGCGCATATCCCGTCTCCACCTCTGCTAAAGAGACCCTCGCCCCCTCCACGCCCAGCTTGAGGCCAAAGGGCGCGAAGGACGCCGCATCGCCGTAGGGTATCTCGACGAATGCCGTTCGCTCAAGCGCCTCCTCCGCAGCCGGCGTCCGGACAGAGACCACGGGTCGTATGTCCGAGGCCGACATGATGAGCCGTCTCAACTCTTTCATCGCCTCTGCTATCTGCCCCTGCTCCGGCGGGCAGCCCGGCACATAGACATCCACAGGTATGGACTCGCCTCCAGCGTCCTTTCCGGCGGCGCATGCGCCGAACGCTATCACCCACCTGGGTCTTGCCATCCGGTCGTAGAGTCGTCTCAGCGCGGAGAGGCGTTTCCCGCCCATCGGGCCTGCGACTATCATGAGATCAGCCGACTCGGGGAGATCCGTCGTGGCGATGTCGCCGGGCAATTCGACCCACGGGCAGCACGGACCGCGGAGGAATATCGCCCGCAGGCCTCGCGCCCTGAACCATGCGAGGAGATAACGCTTCAGCCGTGAAAATAATTTATCGAACATATCATCTTTCCCAGTCGAGCGCGCCGCTCCACAGAGCAAACGCCAGCGCGATCGCCATGAGGATGAGGAAAGACACGATGTGGATGAAGGCCGAAAGGCCATGTCCCGACTGGACGGCCCACCTGAAAGCGAGCGCCCAGGGAAGGATCATGAGCACCCCTGCCTCGAATATCAGAAAGAGCGCCGCCACGAAGATGAAGGGGATTCGAAATATCCTGCCGCCTGCCAATGCCTTTGAATCCATATATAAGCACCCTTGTTATGATTTGACATAGATTAACAATTTCCAATAGTTATTACAATACAAACCCGTGCTGTCTCCTTGACTGGGGCCGCCTTTTCTACTAGGAGTGCGCAGCCAAAACGAGAAACCATATGATTCCGAGCAGGAAGACCGCCGTCGTCGTCGGGTTCGCCCTCTTCGCCATGTTCTTCGGCGCCGGCAATCTCATATTCCCGCCGACCTTGGGCAGGCTCTTCGGAGACCGCTTCGCATTCTCGCTGCTGGGCTTTGTGATAACAGGAGTGGGACTGCCGCTGATGGGCATCATGGCCGTGGCAAGGGCCGAGGGCGGCATCGACCACATGGCCAGGCGCGTCTCCCCCTTCTTCGCAAAGGCGTTATCCCTCGCGCTCATGCTCGCCATCGGCCCCTTCCTCGCCATACCCCGCACGTGCGCCACCACCTACGAGCTGGCCGTCGCGCCGAATTTCCCGTTCATCAACTCGTGGCTCTTCTCCGCGATCTATTTCGGGATAGTGCTCTTCTTCGCGCTCAATCCCCTCTCGGTCATAGACAGGATCGGAAAGATACTCACGCCGCTTTTGCTGGCCTCGCTCGCAGCGATGATCGCAAAGGGCATCATGAGCCCGATCGCCGCGCCCGTTCCCACGACGGAGCTTCACCCGTTCGGGAAATCGCTGATCGAGGGCTATCAGACCATGGACCTGATGGCCGCCACCATATTCGGCATAGTCCTGCTGAGCGACCTGAGGAGCAAGGGCATATTCGAGCGCGCGGCGCAGGTGAAGCTCATCATCAAAGCGGGGCTCATCGCCGCGGTGTCGCTCGCGATCGTGTACGGCGGCCTCAATTTCCTGGGCGCCACGACGAGCGCGCTCCCGGAGCAGCTGAGCCGAACCGAGCTCATGATCTTCATCTCGAATACGCTCATGGGGAGGATCGGCGGCCTCTTCCTGGGGTTGGCGGTCTCGATGGCGTGCCTCACCACCGCTATCGGGCTGATCGTGGTCTGCGGCGAGTACTTCAACAAATTCTCGTACGGGAAGCTCAACTACCGATGGGTCTGCATCGCCATCGCTGCGGTCAGCTTCTTCTTCGCCAACGCCGGCGTGGAGAAGATAATATCGATCGCCGTCCCGGTGCTCGTCACCCTCTATCCCGTCGTGATGGTGGTGGTCATACTCAGCCTCTTCGCCTGGAAGCTCAAG
Coding sequences within:
- a CDS encoding NADH-quinone oxidoreductase subunit A, with the translated sequence MDSKALAGGRIFRIPFIFVAALFLIFEAGVLMILPWALAFRWAVQSGHGLSAFIHIVSFLILMAIALAFALWSGALDWER